A stretch of DNA from Williamwhitmania sp.:
TCGGAGATGAGTGCACGGCAAAGAAAAATTCGCTGCAGCTGCCCTCCCGAAAGCTCATCGATGGTTTTGTGCCGGTAGCCGTAGGTGTTAGTTTTATGAAGCAGGTTTTCCGCCTTTTGCTTCTCTTCGGTGGTAAACCTGTTACTCATTCCCTTTTGGCCCATTAATCCCGACAGCACAACCTCCTGAACGGTGATTGGAAATGTTTTGTCTATGCCGTGTACCTGTGGCAGATAGCCTATTGTCCCGCGACTTACATCTGCTTGTAGATTGTTGATTACCTTCCCTGAAAATGGCGTGATTTGTCCAAGCAGCAACTTCAGCAGCGTGGTCTTACCTCCACCGTTTGGCCCAATAATACCAAGAAAATCGTTTGGTTTAATTTCAAGGTTGATGTTACGAAGGATAATGGTGTCGTCATATCCGGCCGTAACATTCTTGACCTCAATTAGCTTATCTGGCATGTTGCTCAACGTTATTAACTTGTTCAAATTGGCCAATTATGTTGCGGATGTTTTTGTCCCAGTTATAACCAAGCGGGTTAAGCTTAACTACCGATGCACCAACTTCGTTGGCAATAATGGTGGCCCTTTCGGTATCAAACTCTTGCTGAACAAAAATGGATTTTATTCCGTTGGTTTTGGCAATATCAATGGTCGATTTCATCTGCTTTGGTGAGGGCTCTTTTCCGTCCGATTCAATGGCAATTTGGTTAAAGCCATAGTCGCGGGCAAGGTATGAAAGTACTGGATGAAAATCCATAACGGCCTTAATGTGGTGCTGCGCTACTGCGTTTGCCATCATTTTATCGAGGCTATCGATGGTGGATATAAACTTGGTGTAGCCAGCCTTGAGAGAGTCAGCGTAATCTGGATCGGCCTCCATAAGCGCATTAACCATGGTTTGAGCTATCACCTTTACAGTTTTTGGGGAGATCCAAATGTGCGGGTCAACACCTTGGTGGTGATTGTCGTCAGAACCTTCTAACTCATCCCCACGAATTAGGTCGATGCCCTTGGAACAGTCAACTACTTTTAGGTTTGGGAAGTTATCGGTAATCCCACGAAGCATTGTATTTTCAAAGTCGAGGTTTCCCAACCTGAAGTAGACCATTGCGTGTGAGAGTTCAGTAAGTTGGAAGGCAGTTGGCTCATAGGTTTCTGGGCTTGAACCTTGCGGAACCATCACCAACACATTGTAGCGGTTGCCTGCAATTTGATCGACAAAATACTTCTGGGGCAGTATACTTACGGCCACTGTTCTTTTTGTGTTTTGTTGTTTGTTGTTGGTACAGCCGCTCCAACTTCCAAACAGGACTAATCCCAACGCTAGGTATGCAGCAATTTTCATGAGACTTGTATTGATTTAAGTTGTTTGTTCTTTGAGATTACTATACAAAAATAGAATATACATTTACCTATTGCAATATCCTAATGTAGTGAAATATTGACCAATCGTATGCTCTTAGGTATAAGAATTTACGATCGATTATCATAATCTGTAGCAAAGGTAGGGAAATATTAGGTATACAAAATCATTCTGGTTTCTTATGTTCTGGGAATTTAAAACAGCGCTACCTCCTTTTTGTTCGCCAACAAAGTGAGGGTGTAGAACAAAAAAATGCAAACAATTGGATTGTATATGCTTTTATTATGGTGTAATTGTTAAATTTGCTTTGAAGCAAAAACCACAATCATGCGCCCTACCTTGATTCGTATCCTTCTATTTATCTTTTCTGTTGGTAGTTTTGGCAGCTTGAACGCCCAAGAAGCTCGTATCGACAGCCTCGTGAATCTGCTAAAGACTGCTAAGGACAAGGAGCGGTTAGCCGTTCTCAATGAACTTACTCCTGAAATCCTTGACAGGAAGGATGCTGAGGCCTATGCCAAGGAGGCGCTGAGCTTGGCAAAGCAGTTTAAGGTAAGTGAGGCTGAGGTGGACGCCCTCGACAACTTGGGTATGGTTTATAGCTTCAGGGACAACTACGATGAGGCTGAACGAAATTTTCAGCGTGGGTTAGAACTTTCACAGAAGGTTGGTTACTTTAAGGGGGAGATGAACATCCTTATCAATATTGGCCAAAACTACTACTTGCAGAATAACATTCCGAAGGCCGAGAAATTTGCCAATGAGGTACTTGTTAAGGCAAAAAATAAAAACGATGAGGAGTTTATTGCCTATGCCTATCATGAGCTTGGTCGTTATTGCTTAGCTCGTGGCAGCCTCGATAGTGCCTCCATATTGCTTCGGAATGCCTACCGTTTGCGGGAGAAACAGCCCGACTTGCGTAAGTTGGCTCGTACTGCCGATAACCTCGGGGAGGTGTACTACGAGCTGGGAAAATTTGATAGCTCGCTTACTTACTATAGCCAATGCCTTAAGATTGGGGAAAAGCAGCACGATACCTACGGCGTTGCATTTGCCTTGTTCAATGTAGGACGGTGTGAGGTAAGGCAGGGAAATTACCAGGCTGCCATTAAGCCTTTTCAGGATGCCTCTACCTATTTTGAAAAGATAGGGGAACGGGTGCTTAT
This window harbors:
- a CDS encoding ATP-binding cassette domain-containing protein; its protein translation is MPDKLIEVKNVTAGYDDTIILRNINLEIKPNDFLGIIGPNGGGKTTLLKLLLGQITPFSGKVINNLQADVSRGTIGYLPQVHGIDKTFPITVQEVVLSGLMGQKGMSNRFTTEEKQKAENLLHKTNTYGYRHKTIDELSGGQLQRIFLCRALISDPQLLILDEPNTFVDSQFENELYSILREMNERMAIVMVSHDLGTITSYVKTIACVNRNLNYHNSNIISEEQLAVYECPIQLISHGPVPHTVLKTHNHK
- a CDS encoding zinc ABC transporter substrate-binding protein, whose amino-acid sequence is MKIAAYLALGLVLFGSWSGCTNNKQQNTKRTVAVSILPQKYFVDQIAGNRYNVLVMVPQGSSPETYEPTAFQLTELSHAMVYFRLGNLDFENTMLRGITDNFPNLKVVDCSKGIDLIRGDELEGSDDNHHQGVDPHIWISPKTVKVIAQTMVNALMEADPDYADSLKAGYTKFISTIDSLDKMMANAVAQHHIKAVMDFHPVLSYLARDYGFNQIAIESDGKEPSPKQMKSTIDIAKTNGIKSIFVQQEFDTERATIIANEVGASVVKLNPLGYNWDKNIRNIIGQFEQVNNVEQHAR